CCATCCCCTCGGAGCGTTTTTGTTAACCCTAGGGGCGATTTTTTATCTCCTCGGTTCCTCTGTTTGGGTTAGTATGTCTTTCCCGATTATTTTAGCGGGGATCTGTCTCTGGTTAAAAGGAACGGAAGGTTTTAAATTACAGGGATTTCCCCTACTTTTAACAGCTTTAGCGACTCCTAATCCTATCCCCTACCTGATTACTCCCTATACCCTACCCCTACAGATTTTTATTGCCGCTTGCGCTGGTTTTATTCTCCAGCAAGCAGGCTTAGATGTCTCCGTTGACGGTATCTATGTAGCGGTAGAAGGTCGGATGGTGGAAGTCGCTCCCTACTGTGCGGGACTAAAAATGTTATTCACCAGTCTTTACGTCACGCTGCTGCTGCTCCATTGGACAGATACCATCGAAAACGGTCGTAAAACGCGCTTTATGCTCCTCAGTGCCTTTGGAATTAGTGTCGGGGCTAATATTATTCGTAACGCGGTTTTAGCTTGGTTTCACGGCACAGGACAAGAGGAAAACTTTAAATTACTCCACGATAGCTGGGGGGGTGATTTGTACTCGGTCTTTATGTTATTACTCATCCTCTTGGTCTTCCAAATCATCCAGTATCGCGAGGCGGTCAGGAAACAGTCCCTGGCCCAAGAGGAACGTAACCAAGATGATTAGTCAAAAAACTCCGGACGAGGTAACTTTGGTGTTAGATAAAGTCAAAAAAAAGCTCCCGGGTAATTATTTACTGCTGTTGGGTTTGCTGCTGCTGTTGATTTTAGGCGGTATCTTGCCCAATTTAATTTCTGGCCATTGGTCTTGGCTGGAGCAACCGAGAATCGGTAATATTCAGAAAATGCGGCTCCTACAAGCATCGGGAATTGAGTTGTCTGACCTGAAAACCATCAACCAGCAGCAAGGAGAAATCGGTGAGGGAAAATGGTCGGTACAAGTGGTGGAAAGTCCTGATGGCAAGAGAATCACCGTACTTTTAAAGCCACAGATCTACTATAAAAACCAACCAGGATTAGAATGGTCAGATATCAGTTCGATTAGTCGTTGGAATCAGGGGGAAACAATCGAGCTATCAATTCCCAGCCAGTCGGGAGGAAAGGCGACGGCTCGATTCTATCGGGCTTGGACACAAAACACCTTTGCCGTGGTGCAGTGGTATGCTTGGCTAGGTGGTGGTCATTACGATCCCTCTGTTTGGTATTGGCTTGACCAATGGGCGCAATTAAAAAGACAGAGAGTACCCTGGATAGCCGTTTCCTTGGTGATTCCCTTAGACCCGACGAAAGAACTGCAAACTCTCACTCCCTTTGCTCTCAATCTCGCCGGGGAAGTGCAAAGTTACTTAGAACAAAATGTCTTAAGTCAATTAACTTCTCTCCCTCGGATCAAAAAAGAAAAGTAATTTTTCTGCCGCTAACCATCTCTTTGAAAAAACTAGCTCAAGGCACTTTTGTAGCCATTAATAGCTGCTTTGTTCCTTAAATCCCAGAAAATAAATTATCATCGTCAGAACCCAAAAATTGATAGATCTGTATGATTCCACCAATGCTCAACAAGTTTTCGCCAGTTAGTTTCTTCAGAACTGGGGTTATAGCCTTATCAGGGTTGAGTCTGACAGGGTTCTTATGGGTAATTCACTCCGAGAGCCTCAAGGCCCAGGGTCCTTTGTCCATACCCCAGACTCAACCGGGAGCCTGGTTGGAATTTTTGCCCCCCGAACCGCCTAATCCCACCTTTCCTGAAAACACGATTCCCCCCACTGGCTACAGTCCACCGGTTTACTCTCCCAATAATCGCCAATCCCGACAAATTCAGGCCTATCGACTCGATATCGGCGATCAAATCAGTGTCTCGGTTCCCGATTTTCCCGAATTTAATTCCGCAGGTCCTGTGGATCCGGATGGTAATTTTCTGGTGCCGATTTTAGGGCGTATTCCGGTGCTGGGCTTGACTTTAGACGAAGTGCAAACTAAGATCCGCCTCGAATTGGGGCGAAAATACTTGCGGGAGGAACCGGAAGTCATTGCTGTTTTAACCACTGCCCGTCCCGTCCAGTTGACCATTCTGGGAGAGGTACAGCGACCGGGGTTTTATAGTGTTGCTTCCAATACTTCCCTAGCACAGGTAATTTTGGCGGCGGGTGGTGGCACTCCCAGAGCCGATCTGCGTTCGATCCTTGTCCGTCGAGTTTTAGTCGATGGTACAGTATTAGAGGAGAAACTTGACCTTTATACTCCCTTAATTAAAGGCGAACGCTTGCCAGATCTGCGTCTGCAAGGGGGTGATGCCGTGATTGTTTCCAAGTTAGAAGTGGGCCAAGAAACGGGATATAATCGCACACTAGTGGCTAGAACCACCCTCGCCCAGCAGAATATCACCATCAGGGTTTTAGCTCCCTCAATTCCTTCGGGAATTGCCCTGAGAAATGTTTCGATTCCTAATGGCAGTACCTTCCTCGATGTGGTGGCCAGTTTACCGGTTTCCGATCGCCTGCGGATTAATGTCAATGAAGTGTCTCTGCTCCGTTTTGACAGTGCTAAAGGGGGAATTGTTAGTCAAACTTTGAGTCCGATAGCGGCAGTTAGGGGAGATATCTCCCAAAATGTTCCCCTAGAAGATCAAGACGTAATTATTGTCACCCGCACCCTATTAGGGAAAATTTTCGCCGCTTTTAATATTATTACCCAACCTATCCGGGATATTTCCAGTTTTACCAATACAATTCTCAACCTGAGCAATCAATTCGATGGCTCCCGATAATTGACGAGCAACCGGCTCCCCTCACTCCTTAACACAACTTCATCAGCTAGGATTTCAAGGCCGAGAATAACTCTTGACCGCTAGAATGTAAAAAATCTGGGGATATATTAAAAAGCTATGGCTGTACCAATTGTTAAACGATTTCTCATCTCGCTAGATCAGAACAAATTTGTCGGAATATTCGTCTTCCTCGTCTGTTTAGGCGGTTCTGCGATCTTTGCTCTCCTCCCCGATCCAGAGAAACCCCCCACCTTTTATCGGGCGGTGGGACAATTGGCCTATCGGGTGCCGCCGCCGGCTTTTACCAGTACGGGAAGCCAACTGCAAGAACAAGGGCGGGCTATCGATCGCGATTTACTGCTATCTCCCCGGGTATTGGTCAATACAGCCAAAAAATTGCAATTTAATCAAGAACAGATCGTTAAAATTCGCGATCAAGATTTAAAAATTACCTTCCCTGGTGAAGGGGAGGCACAAAACAATAATAACAATCGGCCGACAACAACCGACCAACCCCAAGAGATACTTTTAGAGTTAACGGCCGATTCCCGGGCCAAGGCGGAGTTAATTCTCGAAACCTTGATGAAGGAAATGGTGGAATACAGTCGCTGGCTTAATACTTCCCAGTTACGCGCCCGCATAGAAGCTCTTGGTGTCCGGCTTAACGAAGTCCAAAAAGATTTAACCAGAGCCGAAGAAAAGTTTTATCGCTACATTAGTACCCAGGGTTCGGATTTACTGGCCATTCAAGATGGGAGTTTATTCACCGCCATCACCAGTAGTCAACAGCAACAGCGAGAAATTCGCCTAGAACTGCAAGGCATTCAAGGACAAATTGATAGTCTAAGTGAACAACTCGATTTAACCCCCGATCAAGCCTACACCTCCTCAGCCCTTAGTGCCGACCCGATTATTGCCAGTATCCGAGCGCAGATCTTGGGCACGGAAGCCCAATTGGAGCGACTAGAGAAGGATTTACGTCCCGAACATCCCACCGTAGTTAAATTACGCAAAGAACAGCAGGTTAACGAATCTCTCTTACAAAAAAGAGCCGCCGAGGTGATCGGAAAAGATGGCGTTCTTACCGCTCTTCCCAGCAGTCGCATCCGTCAGCAAAGTAATCTCGATGCCACCCGTCAACAACTAGCGGCTCAATTAGTCACCCTGCAAACCCAGCGTCAGGGTTTAATGAAACAATTAGAATCCTTAGTGATTCAGGAAAAGCAATTACGCTCCCAATACGAGAAATTCCCCGATAAACAGCTACAGCAAGCTCGTTTAACCCAAGCCGTCGCCTTTCAACGGGGTATCTACGAGAATATTCTCAATTCTCTGGTAGATGCTCAGGCCGCAGAAGCGGAAACCGTGGGTAGTCTCACCGTCGCCCAACCGCCAGTTGCTGAACCGATCGAACAGGTGTTTAACCGCAAGAATCGTCTCTTGATTCTCTTGGCGGGTGCTGGTTTGGGAACCTTAGCAGGATTGGGTACAATCCTGCTGTTAGCAGTGATCGACGATCGCCTGCACAGTCCCCAAGAATTGCGGGAAGCTTTGGTTAGTCGAGATATCCTCCTCTTGGGACAGTTGCCCATTGTCCGCAATTTAGAGGGCGATGAAATCGATCCGATTCTCGCCGATGCTAATGCCAATTATCTCCCCTACTACGAACGTTTACGCAGTACCCTGCGACTTGTTGGCGGCGGCGAAACGGTGAAAGTGGTTGTTGTCACCAGCATTACTGGCGGAGAGGGGAAAACCGCCACTGCCTATAATCTGGCCATCGCTGCGGCTTTAGCGGGGCGACGGACTCTGTTAGTAGAAGGAGATCTGAGAAGTCTTTCCAAAGCTGAAAAAATCGGAGTCATTCCCGATCCTAATTCTTTCCGAGAACCCCTACTTTACTACGGGGCAAAAAGTAAATCGGTCCGTCTGGCCCCAAATATTGAAAACCTTTCCATTTTGCCTAGTCCCGGTCCGCAAAAACAAGCGGCAGCTATCATTGAATCGAGCGAATTACAATTAATTCTCAAAGATTCTCGCGGCCGTTTCGATCTGGTGATTGTCGATACTCCTTCTCTGTCTAGCTGTAATGATGCACTGCTCTTAGAAGAACTAGCGGATGGGATTATTCTGGTAACGCGCCAGGCGATCACTCGTTCTAGTCTCTTGAGTGAAGCAACTGATCAGTTAGCAGAAGCGGAGGTGAAAATTTTAGGGGCGGTGATTAACTACGTCGATATTACAATGACTCTCAACACCGCCGAACCAGAACTGCCAGCTTTGATAGTTCCCTCAACACAGGGACAAACAGAGGTGGAGGAAGTGAAAGTGGAGGTGTAAATGGGGTTAGATTTGACAAAATCTTCTGGCTCGATCGAATTGTGGTTCTTGCCAAGAAAAAGCAAAATGACTGATACCATCTATTGTGGGAAAAGCGATCCGAATCGCTTCCATTTGCACTTCTAAGGAGGGACGATTGTTATAGGGTTGTCCCCATAAACCCGCTAAAGCTGGGATAAGACGATTTTGATTTCCCCTGCTTGCCACTACTCTTTTGATCTGATTAACTACACAGGTGGTATCGTTACAATTAGCGTAGGACATGGGATGCCATTCTAGGGAAGCGGGAAAACTATCCCAAGCTTGTAAACGAGAATCAAAACCTTGATTACCCACAAGACGATTCCCATCAGGAAAAAACACTGCCCCAGCGGGAATTCCCTGACGTTCCACTAGGGCGGAAAAATAACTAATATAATCAATGACACCCTGGGCAGCATGGGCAACCGCTAGGAACCAAAGTTCTAATTTGAGGCGATCAAAACGGGTTTTAACTGATTGTTTCATCTCCTCCTCTAAAGGTATTCTTCCTTGCCAAAGAGGGGCGGTTTCTTGGGGATAAAGGAGGTCGGCTTCGACGATATCATCGGGGGAAATTTGCCCACGAGTCAGATAGCGATCGATTAAAAATTTGCCCTTATTATTCAATGCTCGATTAATGAAAGCTTGTCGGGATGCGGGACTAAAAATCCATAAATCTTTGACATCATCGGCAACGGAATCGACTCCTGTTCCCCTCGGATAGCGAATATAATCGAATAAAACTCCATCGGGACGACGTTGTAAAATGGCTTCTAGGAGAATTAAATAATCCTGTCGCGCTTGATTACTGTAGGGATCGACAAAAGTTTGGGATTGATCATCGACAAAAGAGGTGCTATCTTGTCCTTTACCATTGCGTGCTAACACCTCCTGTCGATCGGGTTTTAAACTATAAGCATAGCCAAAATTGAGGCTAAATAACCAAGCATAAACCTTTAAACCGCGTTTATGTCCCTGTTTGATCGCCTGTGCTAATAAATCGACATTTCCGGCACTGGGATTTTTAATGACGCTATCCCAAACGGTGGGATTATTGTTAGGAGGTAATAGGACTTGACCATCGGCAAAAACTTCCAGATAAACTGTATTATAACCTTTGGCCACGATGCGATCGAGGATACTTTCGATCGAGCCTGGACGGGTATCACAGGAGTAGAGACGTAACCAGATCGCCTGTTCCTGTAACCAATGTCGGGAACGACAAAAGCGCAATTGTTCAGCATATTTCTGTACTAAAATGTTATATTCTTGGGGGGAAGTTTGACGCAGATTTTCTTGTTGTTTGATTTCTGATTCGGACAGTTGACAATTATCATTGACAGCGAGGCTAGAGTTAATCCCTAGATGACTACTCCAGAGGATTGTAGCGAGGAAACAGGATAGAGATCGCAGACAATTAATTTTTTTTAACATAGTTGTTCACAGCGTTTGCTATTTTTTTATTGTTGGCATTTTCAGATAAATAGCCATTTTTCAGGAGAAAAGCGCTCAGGGCAGTGGGAAAGTCTGGATATTTGCCGATCGCCGTACTTTCGCCATGGATATCGAGACCCCAATCGGAGTTTTTATCGTAATTAGCGAGGAGAAATTGCCAAGCTTCTTCGTATTCTCCTAGTAGAATTTTTTGGGCTACATAACCGGCCAAAATGCCATTAACTTCGGCCTTTTCTTTTTTAGCTAACTGCAAGGCTTTCAACATTTCAGCTAAAGTTTTTATTAATTTTTGAGGATATTTTCTGGTGACATCTGCTAATTTACCCTGTTGAAAAGTATAAATTCTGGAGGGAGGAAAAGAGGCGGCGTAGGAACTAAAAGCATACAAAAAAGCATTATCAACGGTGACAAATTCGTAATTATTATCTCCATCTAAATCTTCAAAGGAACCTCCACTACCATCTAAAAACCCCGTTTCTTCTCTAATAAATTTATCTTTTTGCCAAGTATAAATTACCAAAGATGTGCAGCAGTGAGCGCCGCCGCTATAGGTAGAGACGATAATCTCATCGATGCCATTATTATCTAAATCTCTTAATTCAACATAGCCAGATCCAAAGGCACTATAACCACTATTTTGCTGATAAATTTGCTCGTTATAAAAGATTTGATAAGAAACATTATTAATATCAGAATTATCATCAACTCTCTCGTTTAGTTCGATGGGTTGATAGCTAACTTGTACCTTAATTTTCCCCGATCTAACCACTTGATTTGTGAGGGTTTGACTGGCATCAAAATCGAGTTTAGTCACGGCTAAACTCGCGGCTGCATTGCCCAAGAATTGAGATAATAAGCAGAAAATAAAGCAAGTTTTGCTAATATTCATCGGCCGATTCACAGAGAGATTAATTTCAGTGTATCTTACTTATTCCTCCCGACAATCAGCCGTGAACTTTCCGAGAAAAACTATCTATTCCAAGGTTTTAACGCTCAAAACTTGGGGGGGTGTGGCATCGGGGGGATAGAGAAAATCGAGATTAATGTCGCGTCTGGCTCCGGGGGGAAGTTCCACCTGTACTAAAGCTTCTCCCTGTTGTCCTTCCCGTTGAACGAGATGGAAAAAACGTTCCTCGGTGCGTCCCAGGGCGTTACGATAGGTAACGCGCACGGCCCCCCGGAAAAATACCGGTCCCTGGACGGGTTCAACAAATAACAAGCGATCGAGATAATTTTCTTCTTTAATTGGGGTTTGAATACTCAAAGCCACCACCTGGGTTTTGCTAGTGTTGTTATATAGAGGTAAAGTCAGATAGTAGTGAACACCGTAGTTACCGTGAGCTTTGAAAGCCGTATCGGGATAACGCACTAACATGGGGGCGCTTTGGATTTGTCTGGTTCCGAAAGTAGCTGCCGTCACCGTACTTAAAGGATAGGCAAAAGCTTGACCGGGTTGAGGAATGGTGAGATTAATTCCCCCTTTAGGATCGACAATGCGGGTTGCCCATTCCGAACCGACAGAAATTCCGGCGACGCGACCATAAAAATTTCTTCTTCCGGGGGACCATTGATCGGGGGGAGTGGGGGGAAAATCGCGAGGGGCGGCTAAATCACCTTTAACTAATAGGGTACGCCATTCTTCTAGGGTAGGGGGACGAAAGGTTTCTATTTCCCGATCTTCGATTTTGACTTTTTGGGGAACTTCGTAGAGGGCTAAATTGGCCATATAGACCGGTCCATCGCTGTAGAGACGTAGGAGGGTCGAGCGGGCGCTACTTCTGGGGATAACCAGATCGAAGAGCATCCGACTTTGGCCGGGGGGAATGACGATCTGGGTGGGAAATTGGGTATCATGGCGACGACGCATGATATCGCTGGCTAAACGGGAACCGGGACCAGAAAAAACCCGGCCGTTGGGATCTTCCACCAGAGAGGGTAAATCGACAAAAGGGGCATCAGCGGAGGTGACGTAACTGACTCCTTGCAGGATGCGGATAACGAGGTTTCTGGAGGTGGGATTAGTAACGATCAGGCCCTGGTGTAAGTCGCGATCGGGATCGGTTTGACGGGCGATGTGGTGGGTGAAAACGTCAAAACGTCCTTGTAGGGGATGATTGAGATGGGCTACGGGATAACGTTTTCCTTTGCCGGGGAAAGTGGAGAGGAGAATTCCCTCTTTTTCTACGACTTCGGGACTATTGCTATTAAAAACCAGCACATCATTCAGTTGACCGGGCAACTGACGCACTTCTTGATATTGGGTGACTAATTTCCTCTCTATCTGGGGCAAGACCGAGGCGGACTGAGCTAAAAGAATAGTGGGTAAGAAAGAAAGCATAGAGATTCTATATTTATAGGATCTAATTAAGGGTGAGTCGATGGAGAGATGAAGTTATACAACAATATAAGCGAGTGTGTCCGTGCGATCGATAAAGAATCTTAATATATTTTTCAGGTTTGAGCAAGCCATGTCAGGGGTGATGTGAGCTAGGGGCGGTTTTCTGGGTGAGCAAGGGAGAATACCCCTTGCTATTGCCGATGTTAACGGTTAAGTTGAGAATGACCCATAACTGCTCACCCTAGCTTTAAATTTCGCCGCGAATTTCTTCGACTATGCCATCTCTAAGGACGAGTTCTACATTCATTTTTGCTACTAAGTTATCGCCTTTTTCGACGCGGAAAAAGCTTTCTAATTGTGCTTGGGCGACTTCTTGATTGAGTTCCAAGAGTTGTACCTGTTGCAGTTGTTGCAGATACTGGTTTTTTTGTTCGAGAAACTCACTTTTCTGTTGATTGACTTGAATTTGAATATTGTCAATCTGTTGGGCAGCCGCGGGGGGTAAGGGGATCAGACTCTGACGCTGAATTTCGGCGATCGCTCTTTGTCCTTGGCTTTCTAATTGTTGAATTTGTGCGTCAATTTGAGCCATTTGTGCTTGTAATTGCTGTTGTGCTTCTTCTTTCCAGCGCGGAGTCACGATGACTTTAATTGTCACTGGGCGCTTAAGTAATAAACTGGTTTGTGCGTCATCCATGATTTGCTTATCCTAAAAAGGTTTTTTTGTCAAGGGGTTAGGGAATATTTGCCGGAAATATTTACTTGGCAAACATCTCGTTAATCATATCGCGATAGCGTTGCGTTACTACCGGTCGTTTAATCTTTAAAGTTTGGGTCATCATGCCGTTTTCTAGGGAAAAAGGCTCTAAAATTAACTCAAAGGTTTTAATCTGGTCATCGGCACGATAACCGGGCCGATTTCTTACCTCGCGCTTTAATTCTTGTTGGTAGAGATCTAAGACTTTTTTGCTGTAGAGATCGCTAGAAAGAATCCTGGAGCGATCACTGTGAAGATCGGGTAAATTTAAGGATATTTTCTCTTCTTGGGCCCAATTGGCCAGTATATCAAGATTAGGCACGATCAAAGCCCCCAAAGCTTTTTGATCCTGTCCCACTAGCATGATTTGGGAGATAAAGGGACTGCGTAAACAAGCATCTTCAATCGGTTGCGGTTCGATATTTTCACCATTGCTCAAAACAATTGTATCTTTAGCCCGTCCGGTTAAGACTAAATCGCCGGCAGCAGTTAACCAACCAATATCACCGCTATCAAACCAACCATCGGGAGAAATCGCTTTTTCGGTTGCTTCGGGTTTTTTATAGTATCCCTGCATCACCTGCGGACCACGAATCAAAACTAAACCGTGTTTTTCCGTCGGTAAGACTTCTTTGCTGTGTAAATCGACAATACAGATTTCTGTCTGAAAGACGGGACGACCGGCAGACCCGCGCAGGTTATGATCGATACGACGGACGGTAGCCACAGGAGAAGTTTCTGTTAGTCCATAACCAACTAAAATCGGGATTCCCGCAATCTCATAGAAAGTATCTAGATGTCTGGCTAAGGAACCACCGCCACTAACGAAGATTTTAACTTTATTTCCCACTGCTTGGCGAATTTTGCCATAAACTAGCTTATCACCGATGGCATGGAGGGGATAGAGTAAGAGGGATTGAATTCTTGCTTTTAGTCTTTCTCCGGGGGAAGCGTGAAGATGATCTAGACTGAGATTATCAGCGATACGTTTAGCAATAACGTAATTTTCCGACTTTTCTAGCAAAAATTGCACTAATTTCTGTTTTGTGGCCGATTGTTCGCTAAATTGTTTTTGGATACCCTCGTAAAGAGATTCCCAAAGACGGGGAACTCCCACCATTAATTGCGGACTAAATTGCTTTAAATCCTGCTTAAAAGTGCGAATACTGGTGTAAATCTGGGTGCAACCTTGAGCTAGACTGAAATACTCACAACTGCGCTCGTAGGAATGCCATGAAGGTAGTATACTTAAAACTCGATCGCCTGGATCCGGTTGAAAGATAGCGTTTAAGTTGCGTACCTGATGCAGGAGATTACCATGACTTAACATCACCCCTTTGGGTTGTCCCGTCGTTCCCGATGTGTAGATGAGGGTAGCCAGATCATTTTCGCTCTTGGTGATGGGTTTAAGGGTGTTCTCAGCCCCGATCGCCATTAGTTGCTTGAAATTTAAGGTCTGCACGGAAATCGCTCCAGTAGCCGGTTCTTCGTCGGTGAGCAGCACGATTAATTTTAGGGGCAATTCAGGGATTTTCGCCAGCAATTTCCCTAAAGTTTTGTTATTTTCGACAATCAGCGTCTGACTGTCACTATCGGCCAGAATATAGGCTAATTCCTCTGCATCTGCTTGAGCAGATCGTACCGCATTGGCGGCCCCGGCTGCCATGGAACCTTGGTCGGCAATAAACCACCGGGGACTATTATCGGCAAATAAAGCGACATTTTCGGTTTCTGTGACTCCTAATGCTTGCAAAGCGGCGGCAAATTGCTGAATTTGTTGATAAAGTTCCCGATAGGTGAGAATTACTTCCGGTTTACCGTGGGGATCGTGCAGGGCGATAATATTAGGGAAACGCTGGGCCACTATTGACCAAACTTCGGGTAAAGATTGAATATTTGAATAGTCAATTAGGGTTGTCATAGCAGTAGTTATAGAGAGTTACAAGGGTAATAGCATATAGATTAACCATTCTAGGCTCTTTTTGCTGGTTCTCCTAGACAGTATTTCAACAGGTATCTAGTCCTGCAAAGTTAATTTCCTAGTCGAGACTGGGAGAGTGGAGACTTTTCGGTTATCGGTGAACAGTGAACAGTAATCAGGGAATGTTACTGTTACTTAATACTGCTTACTGATTACGGAAAAGACTAACGGCTTAGATGTATAATTAATTTTGCCTAGGTAAGTGGTTCTAATTAAGTAGAAGATAGATTTTGCCTCTGATCCCCCCCACCCCTAGTAGGGTTGATTCATGAATCAACCCTACCCCTTAATAAGGGGGGTGCCGACAATTTTTAACACCTACCTGCTTAGGTACTTAATAAAGTTGTGATTAGGAGAAAAAACGATGATTGCTTTATCTAACTATAATAATCTCACTCCAGAAGAATATCTTCAGTTTGAAGAAACCAGTCTCATTAAACATGAATATATCGATGGACAAGTTTACGCCATGGCAGGGACGACGGATACTCATAATATTATCGGACTCAATTTCACTTTTATTATTCGTAATCATTTGCGGGGTTCTGGTTGTCGAGTTTATTTTGCCGATGTGAAAGTCAGATTAGAGAAACGTAATCACTTTTATTATCCTGATATTATTGTCACCTGCGATAACAGAGATAGAGAAACCGCTACCTACAAAAGTTTTCCTAAATTGATTGTTGAAGTTCTCTCCGATTCTACAGAAGCTTTTGACAGGGGGGATAAATTTAATGATTATCAAACTCTAGAAAGTTTAGAGGAATATGTCTTAGTGAATAGTAAACACCAACGAGTGGAAACTTTTCGACGGGGTGAACAGGGTTTATGGATTCTGCAAACCTATCAGCAAGAAAGTTTTAGTTTACAGAGTATTAATCTGACGGCATCTTTTCGGGATTTATACGGGGATGTCACCCTAGAAACGGTTAATTATTCCGTGGAAGAAATAGAATAAATCATTGTTTTTTACCGGGGGGAATAAAACGGATTTCAATTCTGCGTCTGCTTGCATCTGCGTCACGATTAACCGCAGCTAAGTTACCCGATGGTAGGTATAACTGTCCTGCGGAAAAAGCTCGAAATTTGACGTTTTTGAGTTTACCTGTGTTTTCGATTTCTTGGACTACTGCTAAAGCTCGCATTAATCCTAAATCAGTGTTAGAACCGGGTACTAGCATTTTAACAGATTGTTTTCTGCTGGCAACCGATTCGATATTTTTATCGAGATTACTTGTCTTCTGTATTCCTTGTCCGTCGGTGTGTCCAATTACTTGAATAAAGTCGATTTCTCTGTCTTTGGTAATGGTTTCGATAGCGGGAATAATGCGCTGACGAATATGGGTTTTTAAAGCAGGGTTTAATTCAGCACTTCCCGACTGAAATTTAAATTTTCCTGATTTTTCATCGATAACTATGGGGGTTGCTGTTTGCAGTTTTCGGTTAGCTTCCTCCAGTTTGCTGATGAGATTATAGGACTGAAAAAGTGCCAAGAGGAGAAATAAACTCAGAATCATGAAAGCATTGGACATTAAATCGGTAAATGCGGGATAAACATCCACCGATTTATCTTCATCTCGGTAGTAGGTACGTCTAGACATAGTTACTTATATGTTGGTGAAGTTATTCAAATAGGGTGTTAATGTCATCCAGAACATCTTTTTGAGGAGGATTAGGGATTGTCTCACAAAGTTTTTCTATCTTATCCTTTAAGTTAGAAAATTCAGACTGAACATCTTTTTGAGTAGGATTAGGGATTGTCTCAAAAAGGTTTTTAAGTTCTTCCAACTTCTTATTTAACTTATAAATGTCATCCTGAACATCTTTTTGAGGAGGATTAGGGATTGTCTCAAAAAGTTCTTTAAGTTCTTCCATCTTATTATTTAAGTTAGAAAAGTCAGAACGCATATCGTTAATTTTCTCCAGTTCTGCTAAACATTTTTGAATTTCTCCATAAATATGTTCAATCATTTTCTGATTCGATTTATTTTCCTTAGCGATAACTTTCTCTAACTTATCTCGCAAAGATTCTAAGTTAGCAGTTAATTGACTGGTGTTGGTGTTCACCGCATCAATTACTTGAGAAAAATCTGATTTAAGGCTGCCAAA
This portion of the Microcystis aeruginosa NIES-2549 genome encodes:
- a CDS encoding polysaccharide biosynthesis/export family protein, which translates into the protein MLNKFSPVSFFRTGVIALSGLSLTGFLWVIHSESLKAQGPLSIPQTQPGAWLEFLPPEPPNPTFPENTIPPTGYSPPVYSPNNRQSRQIQAYRLDIGDQISVSVPDFPEFNSAGPVDPDGNFLVPILGRIPVLGLTLDEVQTKIRLELGRKYLREEPEVIAVLTTARPVQLTILGEVQRPGFYSVASNTSLAQVILAAGGGTPRADLRSILVRRVLVDGTVLEEKLDLYTPLIKGERLPDLRLQGGDAVIVSKLEVGQETGYNRTLVARTTLAQQNITIRVLAPSIPSGIALRNVSIPNGSTFLDVVASLPVSDRLRINVNEVSLLRFDSAKGGIVSQTLSPIAAVRGDISQNVPLEDQDVIIVTRTLLGKIFAAFNIITQPIRDISSFTNTILNLSNQFDGSR
- a CDS encoding cyanoexosortase B system-associated protein; protein product: MISQKTPDEVTLVLDKVKKKLPGNYLLLLGLLLLLILGGILPNLISGHWSWLEQPRIGNIQKMRLLQASGIELSDLKTINQQQGEIGEGKWSVQVVESPDGKRITVLLKPQIYYKNQPGLEWSDISSISRWNQGETIELSIPSQSGGKATARFYRAWTQNTFAVVQWYAWLGGGHYDPSVWYWLDQWAQLKRQRVPWIAVSLVIPLDPTKELQTLTPFALNLAGEVQSYLEQNVLSQLTSLPRIKKEK
- the crtB gene encoding cyanoexosortase B, with the protein product MGISPSLSPVSRKNQLSWLIIAFLAVIYGPVIFHWYDGWLNKSIGIEHEYFSHGLIGLPYAAYIVWQNRKKWQRLEDRSHPLGAFLLTLGAIFYLLGSSVWVSMSFPIILAGICLWLKGTEGFKLQGFPLLLTALATPNPIPYLITPYTLPLQIFIAACAGFILQQAGLDVSVDGIYVAVEGRMVEVAPYCAGLKMLFTSLYVTLLLLHWTDTIENGRKTRFMLLSAFGISVGANIIRNAVLAWFHGTGQEENFKLLHDSWGGDLYSVFMLLLILLVFQIIQYREAVRKQSLAQEERNQDD
- a CDS encoding GumC family protein, which encodes MAVPIVKRFLISLDQNKFVGIFVFLVCLGGSAIFALLPDPEKPPTFYRAVGQLAYRVPPPAFTSTGSQLQEQGRAIDRDLLLSPRVLVNTAKKLQFNQEQIVKIRDQDLKITFPGEGEAQNNNNNRPTTTDQPQEILLELTADSRAKAELILETLMKEMVEYSRWLNTSQLRARIEALGVRLNEVQKDLTRAEEKFYRYISTQGSDLLAIQDGSLFTAITSSQQQQREIRLELQGIQGQIDSLSEQLDLTPDQAYTSSALSADPIIASIRAQILGTEAQLERLEKDLRPEHPTVVKLRKEQQVNESLLQKRAAEVIGKDGVLTALPSSRIRQQSNLDATRQQLAAQLVTLQTQRQGLMKQLESLVIQEKQLRSQYEKFPDKQLQQARLTQAVAFQRGIYENILNSLVDAQAAEAETVGSLTVAQPPVAEPIEQVFNRKNRLLILLAGAGLGTLAGLGTILLLAVIDDRLHSPQELREALVSRDILLLGQLPIVRNLEGDEIDPILADANANYLPYYERLRSTLRLVGGGETVKVVVVTSITGGEGKTATAYNLAIAAALAGRRTLLVEGDLRSLSKAEKIGVIPDPNSFREPLLYYGAKSKSVRLAPNIENLSILPSPGPQKQAAAIIESSELQLILKDSRGRFDLVIVDTPSLSSCNDALLLEELADGIILVTRQAITRSSLLSEATDQLAEAEVKILGAVINYVDITMTLNTAEPELPALIVPSTQGQTEVEEVKVEV